One genomic region from Xyrauchen texanus isolate HMW12.3.18 chromosome 4, RBS_HiC_50CHRs, whole genome shotgun sequence encodes:
- the LOC127636879 gene encoding serine protease FAM111A-like, whose product MDHSSQKKEEEGSSTSHHAVQQSPERERHTFTFKYKDKSYIVACDKSQTVIDALNDNGSFKKINNNNMQTEIIIKRSEGKFHGAAVNTDFPCCLIERDEVLNIQFITREKNASIEQKSTEKTSLQQSTEKTSLQHQKLVVLYIRTKGEGKMKIIIKSTTLRTVDYVCVYAFVGETLESALWRDGRFVDEIFVRGSELIEYDDKKERYIISLVVDSAWNEKRFQVKVNSVGKKQQPGKKHLSSAKKESIEAPAGALAVEPNVHQSQYPVNTEQKETQKAKMIKSTNQSGAQVTGDLENTEYKILCKDILEKLKDPEVRKLYQKEFDKGFKSFTEVTKVKQLMILSDSVCLIGVEPSKDEQIAGEQIAGEQIAEVELRPRNWLLTL is encoded by the exons aTGGATCATTCATCTCAAAAGAAGGAAGAGGAAGGGTCATCAACAAGTCATCATGCTGTTCAGCAG AGCCCAGAAAGGGAAAGACACACTTTCACGTTCAAGTACAAGGACAAGTCGTACATTGTGGCATGTGACAAATCCCAGACTGTGATTGATGCTCTCAATGATAATGGTAGCTTTAAGaaaattaacaacaacaacatgcagacagaaataattataaaaagatCTGAAGGGAAATTCCATGGAGCTGCTGTGAACACTGATTTCCCCTGCTGTCTTATTGAAAGAGATGAAGTCTTAAATATACAATTCATCACAAGAGAAAAAAATGCTTCTATAGAACAAAAATCAACTGAGAAGACTTCACTTCAACAATCAACTGAGAAGACTTCACTTCAACATCAAAAATTAGTTGTCCTCTACATCAGAACAAAAGGAGAGGGCAAAATGAAAATCATAATAAAGAGCACAACACTGAGGACAGTTgactatgtttgtgtgtatgcatttgTAGGAGAGACATTGGAAAGTGCACTTTGGCGTGATGGGCGATTTGTGGATGAAATATTTGTCAGAGGCTCTGAGCTCATAGAGTATGATGATAAAAAAGAAAGATACATAATTTCCTTGGTTGTAGATTCTGCTTGGAATGAAAAACGTTTCCAGGTGAAGGTTAATAGTGTTGGTAAAAAGCAGCAACCTGGCAAAAAGCATTTAAGTAGTGCAAAGAAGGAAAGTATTGAAGCTCCAGCTGGTGCTCTGGCAGTTGAACCCAATGTCCATCAAAGTCAATATCCCGTCAACACTGAACAAAAGGAGACTCAAAAGGCAAAGATGATAAAATCAACAAATCAGAGTGGGGCTCAAGTTACTGGGGATTTAGAGAACACTGAGTacaaaattctgtgtaaagatatattgGAGAAGCTAAAAGACCCCGAGGTTAGAAAGTTGTACCAAAAAGAATTTGATAAAGGCTTTAAGAGTTTCACTGAGGTGACGAAAGTGAAGCAGCTCATGATCCTGTCTGATTCTGTATGTCTGATTGGAGTTGAGCCGAGTAAAGATGAGCAGATTGCTGGTGAGCAGATTGCTGGTGAGCAGATTGCTGAAGTTGAGCTCAGGCCTAGGAACTGGCTTCTTACTCTTTGA
- the LOC127636886 gene encoding LOW QUALITY PROTEIN: serine protease FAM111A-like (The sequence of the model RefSeq protein was modified relative to this genomic sequence to represent the inferred CDS: inserted 1 base in 1 codon): YELRLSPSEHQHTFSLLRPIKVAFNYEYSKSQAIVLRCKNDLAAYRYEKDKHIDYALLELDIDESISVNCSQLLRNYKHAPPNAPPNSGGIYIVGHPDCGVXKMDPCFIIEIENRLQAINNHISQNRLYPYVSLQCWPYLKENDITYDTCFFHGSSGSPVFDEYCYLIGMHTGGFDYKEGDITRSVIEFAYSMQSILESLKNEVKTKRPDILNLLSEFEFMKELPEETEGARGANMPMEEQFQNQEDVKMEID; this comes from the exons TATGAGCTTCGTTTGTCCCCATCAGAGCATCAACACACATTTAGTCTGTTAAggcccataaaggtagcatttaATTATGAATATTCAAAATCACAGGCAATAGTACTGCGATGCAAAAACGACCTTGCTGCTTACCGTTATGAGAAAGACAAACATATTGATTACGCTCTTCTTGAATTGGATATTGATGAATCTATTTCTGTTAACTGTTCTCAATTGCTCAGAAATTACAAACATGCCCCTCCTAATGCACCTCCTAATAGTGGTGGGATTTACATTGTGGGACATCCAGATTGTGGGG AAAAAATGGACCCCTGCTTCATCATTGAGATTGAGAATCGATTACAGGCTATAAATAATCACATATCTCAGAATAGGTTATATCCATATGTGTCATTGCAATGTTGGCCTTATCTTAAAGAAAACGACATTACCTATGACACTTGTTTCTTTCATGGATCTTCTGGCTCCCCAGTTTTTGATGAATACTGCTATCTGATTGGTATGCACACTGGTGGATTTGATTACAAAGAAGGTGATATAACCAGAAGTGTTATAGAATTTGCCTATTCCATGCAGTCCATCCTAGAAAGTCTCAAAAATGAGGTCAAGACAAAGAGACCTGACATCTTAAACTTACTTTCTGAATTTGAATTTATGAAAGAACTCCCTGAGGAAACTGAGGGTGCACGTGGAGCAAACATGCCCATGGAGGAACAATTCCAGAATCAAGAAGATGTGAAAATGGAAATAGATTAA
- the LOC127636895 gene encoding serine protease FAM111A-like produces the protein MHFSMSLPWMDHSSQKKEEEGSSTSHHAVQQSPERERHTFTFKYKDKSYIVACDKSQTVIDALNDNGSFKKINNNNMQTEIIIKRSEGKFHGAAVNTDFPCCLIERDEVLNIQFITREKNASIEQKSTEKTSLQQSTEKTSLQHQKLVVLYIRTKGEGKMKIIIKSTTLRTVDYVCVYAFVGETLESALWRDGRFVDEIFVRGSELIEYDDKKKDTVKVNSVGKKQQPGKKHLSSAKKESIEAPAGALAVEPNVHQSQYPVNTEQKETQKAKMIKSTNQSGAQVTGDLENTEYKILCKDILEKLKDPEVRKLYQKEFDKGFKSFTEVTKVKQLMILSDSVCLIGVEPSKDEQIAGEQIAGEQIAELRLSPSEHQHTFSLLRPIKVAFNYEYSKSQAIVLRCKNDLAAYRYEKDKHIDYALLELDIDESISVNCSQLLRNYKHAPPNAPPNSGGIYIVGHPDCGVKKMDPCFIIEIENRLQAINNHISQNRLYPYVSLQCWPYLKENDITYDTCFFHGSSGSPVFDEYCYLIGMHTGGFDYKEGDITRSVIEFAYSMQSILESLKNEVKTKRPDILNLLSEFEFMKELPEETEGARGANMPMEEQFQNQEDVKMEID, from the exons atgcatttctccatgtctttgccatg gaTGGATCATTCATCTCAAAAGAAGGAAGAGGAAGGGTCATCAACAAGTCATCATGCTGTTCAGCAG AGCCCAGAAAGGGAAAGACACACTTTCACGTTCAAGTACAAGGACAAGTCGTACATTGTGGCATGTGACAAATCCCAGACTGTGATTGATGCTCTCAATGATAATGGTAGCTTTAAGaaaattaacaacaacaacatgcagacagaaataattataaaaagatCTGAAGGGAAATTCCATGGAGCTGCTGTGAACACTGATTTCCCCTGCTGTCTTATTGAAAGAGATGAAGTCTTAAATATACAATTCATCACAAGAGAAAAAAATGCTTCTATAGAACAAAAATCAACTGAGAAGACTTCACTTCAACAATCAACTGAGAAGACTTCACTTCAACATCAAAAATTAGTTGTCCTCTACATCAGAACAAAAGGAGAGGGCAAAATGAAAATCATAATAAAGAGCACAACACTGAGGACAGTTgactatgtttgtgtgtatgcatttgTAGGAGAGACATTGGAAAGTGCACTTTGGCGTGATGGGCGATTTGTGGATGAAATATTTGTCAGAGGCTCTGAGCTCATAGAGTATGATGATAAAAAGAAAGATACA GTGAAGGTTAATAGTGTTGGTAAAAAGCAGCAACCTGGCAAAAAGCATTTAAGTAGTGCAAAGAAGGAAAGTATTGAAGCTCCAGCTGGTGCTCTGGCAGTTGAACCCAATGTCCATCAAAGTCAATATCCCGTCAACACTGAACAAAAGGAGACTCAAAAGGCAAAGATGATAAAATCAACAAATCAGAGTGGGGCTCAAGTTACTGGGGATTTAGAGAACACTGAGTacaaaattctgtgtaaagatatattgGAGAAGCTAAAAGACCCCGAGGTTAGAAAGTTGTACCAAAAAGAATTTGATAAAGGCTTTAAGAGTTTCACTGAGGTGACGAAAGTGAAGCAGCTCATGATCCTGTCTGATTCTGTATGTCTGATTGGAGTTGAGCCGAGTAAAGATGAGCAGATTGCTGGTGAGCAGATTGCTGGTGAGCAGATTGCTGAA CTTCGTTTGTCCCCATCAGAGCATCAACACACATTTAGTCTGTTAAggcccataaaggtagcatttaATTATGAATATTCAAAATCACAGGCAATAGTACTGCGATGCAAAAACGACCTTGCTGCTTACCGTTATGAGAAAGACAAACATATTGATTACGCTCTTCTTGAATTGGATATTGATGAATCTATTTCTGTTAACTGTTCTCAATTGCTCAGAAATTACAAACATGCCCCTCCTAATGCACCTCCTAATAGTGGTGGGATTTACATTGTGGGACATCCAGATTGTGGGGTTAAAAAAATGGACCCCTGCTTCATCATTGAGATTGAGAATCGATTACAGGCTATAAATAATCACATATCTCAGAATAGGTTATATCCATATGTGTCATTGCAATGTTGGCCTTATCTTAAAGAAAACGACATTACCTATGACACTTGTTTCTTTCATGGATCTTCTGGCTCCCCAGTTTTTGATGAATACTGCTATCTGATTGGTATGCACACTGGTGGATTTGATTACAAAGAAGGTGATATAACCAGAAGTGTTATAGAATTTGCCTATTCCATGCAGTCCATCCTAGAAAGTCTCAAAAATGAGGTCAAGACAAAGAGACCTGACATCTTAAACTTACTTTCTGAATTTGAATTTATGAAAGAACTCCCTGAGGAAACTGAGGGTGCACGTGGAGCAAACATGCCCATGGAGGAACAATTCCAGAATCAAGAAGATGTGAAAATGGAAATAGATTAA